CGCACCCTGACCGAACTGCGCAATCAGGTCAGCCGCGACATTTCGACCCGGCGTCAGGAGCTCGACACGCTCGCCGCCGCCCTGATCGAGAAGGGCCTTGCGACATGGGAGAGCGAGGATAACAACGCCCGGCTGATCGTGCGCGGCCGTGCCAATCTGATCGGCACGGAATCCGCCGATCTCGACCGGATACGGGAGCTGTTCGACGACCTCGAACGCAAGCGGGACATCGCCGAATTCCTCGAACTGACCGAAGGCGGGGACGGGGTGCGCATTTTTATTGGTTCCGAGAACAAGCTTTTTTCACTTTCGGGTTCCTCTCTGGTGGTTTCTCCATATATGAACTCCGACCGGAAGATTATTGGCGCCGTTGGCGTGATCGGTCCGACGCGGCTCAATTACGGTCGCATCGTGCCGATTGTCGATTACACGGCCCAGTTGGTCGGGCGCATATTGTCCGGCCCGAAAGGATGAGAAGATGAGCGACCAGAACCCTGATGACCAGCAGCCGCTTGAGGAACTTCCCCTCGATGAAGATTTCATGGACCCGTTTGCCGAGGAAGAGGATCAGGTCCAGAAGCTGACCGCCGAACGGGACGAATTGCGCGACCGTTTCATGCGGGCGCTTGCGGATGCCGAAAACGCCCGCAAACGCGCGGATAAAGAGCGCCGCAATGCCGAGCAATATGGCGGCTCCCGCCTCGCCCGCGATCTGCTGCCGGTCTATGACCACCTGCACCGCGCGATTGACGCCGTTCCCGAGGATCAGCGGGAAACCAATGCCGCGCTTCTTGAGGGGGTGGAACTGACCCTGCGTGAGCTGGGCAACGTGTTCGCCAAGCACGGCATCACCGTGCTGCGCCCCGAGATTGGCGAGAAATTCGATCCGCAGCTTCACGAGGCCATGTTCGAGGCGCCGCTGCCCGGCACCAGGGCTGGTGACGTCATTCAGCTGATGGAGCCGGGCTTCATGATCCATGACCGCCTGCTGCGTCCCGCCAAGGTCGGCGTCAGCTCGACCCCGGCCAGCTAAGCCACAGATTTTCAGAACCGAGAGGACACCATGCCCCAGATCCGGCTGGACGACGAAGACGACGATCAGGAAGACGACGCCCCGAAAGAGCAAGGGCTGGGCCTGCCCGAGAGCAGCAATATCGGCAAGCTCTATTTCAAATCCCGCAACGTGATCGTCGCGGGAGAGATCAACGATAAGCTGGCGCAGCGCACTGTCGCGCATCTGCTGGCACTGGCGGAGGAGAGCGACGATCCGATCAATATGCTGATCTCCTCCCCCGGCGGGCATGTCGAATCCGGTGACATGATCCACGACATGATCCGCTTTATCCGCCCGACCGTGCGCTGCATTGGCTCGGGCTGGGTGGCCTCTGCCGGGGCGCTGATCTTCATGGGCGCGCAGAAAAAGAACCGTTTCTGCCTGCCGAACACGCGCTTCCTGCTGCACCAACCCTCGGGCGGGATTCGCGGGACGTCGACGGATATGATGATCCAGGCCGAGCAGGTCCGGCTGATGCGCGAGCGTCTGAACCAGATTTTCGCAGACGCCACCGGTCAGAGTGTCGAACGGATCGAGCAGGACACGCAGCGCGATTTCTGGCTGAACACCGAGGAGGCGCTTGAATACGGGCTGCTCGGCAAGGTCATCAGCTCGGTCGATGAGCTGAAGTAAGAGAACCGAAATGACGAAAGGGGCGGCTGTCAGGGCCGCCCCTTTTTATTTCTAAGCGCCGCCTGGGCTGCGCCGTCGCATGGATATTTGGGCCAGGATGAAGAGGGGCGAAAGTGTTCGCTTCGCCCCGCCCGGGGTCAGACGGCGGCTTTCAGTGCCTCTGCCTTGTCGGTCGCTTCCCATGTGTAGCCGGTGTGGGTTTTGCCGGCATAGGTGATCTGCTCTGGCGCCTTGCCGAAGTGGCCATAGGTCGACGTGCTGCGATAAATCGGGTGCAGCAGGTCAAGCTCGCCAATAATGGCGAAGGGGCGCAGGTCGAAGACCTCGCGCACGGCGGCGACGATTTTCTCCACCGGGACGGTTTCGGTTCCGAAGCAGTTGAGCGAGATCGAGGTCGGTTCGGCCACGCCGATGGCGTAGCTGACCTGAATCTCGCAGCGCTTGGCAAGCCCGGCTGCGACGATGTTCTTCGCAACCCAGCGGCCCGCATAGGCGGCGGAACGGTCCACCTTGGACGGATCCTTGCCCGAGAACGCACCGCCGCCGTGGCGGGCCATGCCGCCATAGGTGTCGACGATAATCTTGCGCCCGGTCAGGCCGCAATCGCCAACCGGGCCGCCGATGACGAATTTGCCGGTTGGGTTGATGAAGTATTTCGTCTCCGCAGACAGCCACTCGGCGGGCAGAACCGGCTTGATGATCTCCTCAATGACCGCTTCGCGCAGATCGTCCAGCCCGATCTCCGGGTTGTGCTGCGTCGACAGGACGACGGCATCGACGGCCTCCGGCCGACCATCCTCGCCGTAGCGGAACGTGACCTGCGATTTCGCGTCCGGGCGCAGCCAGTCCAGCGTGCCATTGCGGCGGACCAGCGACTGGCGCTGAACCAGCCGGTGCGCATAGGTGATCGGGGCGGGCATCAGCACATCGGTTTCGTCCGAGGCATAGCCGAACATCAGGCCCTGATCGCCGGCACCCTGTTCTTCCAGAGCTTCGCGGTCGACACCCTGATTGATCTCCGGCGACTGCTTGCCGATGATATTGATGACCGAGCAGGTGGCACCGTCGAAGCCGACCTCGGACGAGGTATAGCCGATATCGCTGATGACATCGCGCACGATTGATTCCAGATCGACCCATGCGCTTGTCGTGATCTCGCCGGAGATAATCGCCACCCCGGTTTTGACCATTGTTTCGCAGGCAACGCGGGCGCGCGGATCCTCGGCGATGATGGCGTCGAGCACGGCGTCGCTGATCTGGTCCGCGATCTTGTCGGGGTGACCCTCGGACACGGATTCCGAGGTGAAGAGGTTATATTCGCTCATGGTTTCAATACCGGTAATGATCTGATTTGAAAGGGCCATCCTGCGGCACGCCGATATAGTCGGCCTGCTCGGCAGAGAGCTTCGTCAGCTTTGCGCCGACCTTGTCGAGATGCAGCATCGCGACTTTCTCGTCCAGATGCTTGGGCAGGATATAGACGCCAGGGGCGTATTCGTCGCCCTTGGTGAACAGCTCGATCTGGGCCAGCACCTGGTTGGTGAAGCTGGCCGACATCACGAAGGACGGGTGGCCGGTGGCATTGCCGAGATTCAGCAGACGGCCCTGGCTCAGCAGGATGATACGATTGCCCGAGGGCATCTCGATCATGTCCACCTGATCCTTGATATTGGTCCATTTGTGGTTCTTCAGGCTGGCGACCTGAATCTCATTGTCGAAATGGCCGATATTGCCGACGATGGCCATGTCCTTCATCTCGCGCATATGCTCGACGCGGATGACGTCCTTGTTGCCGGTCGTGGTGACGAAGATATCGGCGGAGGCGACGACCTCCTCCAGCGTGACCACCTCGAAACCGTCCATTGCGGCTTGCAGCGCGCAGATCGGATCGACCTCGGTCACCTTCACGCGGGCACCGGCACCTTGCAGCGAGGCGGCAGAGCCTTTGCCGACATCGCCGTAACCGCAGACGACGGCGACCTTGCCGGCCATCATCACATCGGTGGCGCGGCGGATACCGTCGACGAGCGATTCCTTGCAGCCATATTTATTGTCGAATTTCGACTTGGTGACGGAGTCGTTGACGTTGATCGCCGGGAAGGGCAGCAGGCCCTTCTTGTGCAGATCGTAGAGGCGATGCACGCCGGTCGTGGTTTCCTCGCTGACGCCCTGAATGGCATCGCGCTGCTGCGTGAACCAGCCGGGGCTCTCTTCCAGCCGCTTGCGGATCTGGGCGAACAGCGCCTCTTCCTCTTCGCTGGTCGGGGTGGCGATCAGGTCATCTTCGCCGTTTTCGACCCGGGCACCCAGCAGGATATAAAGCGTGGCGTCGCCGCCATCGTCGAGGATCATATTCGCGGTCCCTTCGCCGAAGCGGAAAATCTGGTCGGTATAGGACCAGTATTCTTCCAGCGTTTCGCCCTTGATGGCGAAGACCGGCACACCGGATGCGGCAATCGCTGCGGCGGCGTGGTCCTGTGTCGAGTAGATATTGCACGAGGCCCAGCGGACATCCGCGCCCAGAGCAACCAGCGTTTCGATCAGCACGGCGGTCTGCACGGTCATATGCAGACTGCCGGCGATGCGTGCGCCTTTAAGGGGTTTTGCGTCGCGATATTCTGCCCGAAGCGCCATCAGCCCCGGCATTTCGGTTTCAGCGATGTCGAGTTCTTTCCGCCCGAAGTCGGAAAGTGCGATATCTTTGATGATGTAATCGGTCATGTATGGCCTTCAGCCTGTGGTCCGCGACTGGCGGAAAATGGTTGGAGAGCGGCCCATGTTAGCCGCCCTGCGACGAATCGACCATTCCTTATCGGTAAGACCTCTGTTTTGCCAGCCGGGCTATGGTAGGTTGCAGTGCATAAGCGGCTCGCGTATCGCAATAAATCAGACAAATCGGGGGGCAATATGGCAGTTTTACTTGCTGATGTCGGCGGAACCAATGCGCGGGTGGCGTTGGCGCGCAATGGGATAATCGATACCGACAGCATTACGCGATACCGTGGCGAGGATTATGACAGCTTTGACCGCGTGGTGCAGACCTATCTGGCCGAACAGGACGATCCCCGGCTGACGGCGGTCTGTGTCGCGGTCGCCGGTCCCGTCTCGGGCGGGCGGGCGGAGCTGACCAACCGCGACTGGGATTTCTCCGAAGAGCGCCTTGCGAAGCTGACCGATGCCGATCATGTGCGGCTGATCAACGATCTGACGGCACTGGGCTATGCCACCAATCGTCTGGACGAAGACGGTGTCTCGCTGCTGCGGGCGGCACCGGCGCATCGGTCGCGGAACGGGCAGGCCCTCGTGGTCGGTGCCGGGACCGGGTTCAATGTCTGTGGTGTCCGGCATCTGCCGGGCGGCGCGATTTCCTGTCAGGAGGCGGAGGAGGGGCATACCAGCCTGCCCGCGAATATCTATGCGCGCCTGCTGGATCAGGTCGGGGCGAGCGCGATGCCGGGCTTCTTCTCGACCGAGGAGCTTTTTGCCGGGCGCGGTCTCGCGCGGCTGCACGAGGCGCTGCATGACGTGAAGGTGGAGCGGGCCGAGGCCATCTCCAATGCGGCCATGCAGGGCGATGCGGCTTCGGAAGAGACCTACCGTCTGTTTACCGAGCTTTTCGGCCTGCTGCTGCGCGAGCTTGCTTTGCGCTTCATGCCGGTCGAAGGCATGTATCTTGCCGGTTCCGTGGCCCGCAGCTTCGCACACCGGACGGAGCAGTTGGAGAGTGCATTCCTTGCCGAGCCTTATATGCGGCACATCCCGGAAAACACGCCGCTGTTGCTGATCCGTGACGATATGGCCGCACTTCACGGCTGTCTGGCGGCAATTTCGTGAAGTAGCATAAATCACACTCAACTCAGGTAGATTTCCCAAGGTAAAGCTGTAAAAACGAGGCGAAGCGCAGGAGGGGCCGTCAGGGATGCATCGCAGTTTAACGATTGCCTTATCGGCGCTTGCATCGGTGGCAATGGTCGGGGCCGATGCGTTTGCGCAGTCTGCGTCATCCTCGAACCCGTTTTCCCGCTTCTCCGGGCTTTTCAGCCGCGAAGAACAGCCTGTCACCAATGATCAGGGCGAGGTTCTGGGTCCGCCCGTCGATCTGCAATTCGTCATCGTCAATGGCGATGAAGACCTCCGGCGGCCCTTGCGGGGCGCATCGCTGGTGGCCGGTGCGCTGGATGAACAACGGGCGACCGGGCAGGATATTCTTGCGGCGGCGCGTGGCGATTATGCCCGCGTTCTTGGGGTTCTTTACGACGAGGGCTATTTTTCGGCCATCATCAATATCACGCTGGACGGGGTGGAGGCGGCGAATATCGCGCCGCTCGACGCGCCGGACTATGTCGGTCAGGTGGTGGTCTCGGTCGATCCCGGCCCGCGATTTGAATTCGGGCGCGCCGATCTGGGGCCGCTTGCGCCCGGCACGCAACCGATTGACGGCTATGCGGTCGGCAAACCCGCCGGGACCGGGATCATTAAACGGGCGACCTCCCGCGCGATCAGCGACTGGCGTGACGCCAGCCACGCCAAGGCCCGTGTCGCGGCGGATGAGATCATCGCGGATCACAATGTCTCACAGCTTGAATCGCGGGTTGATCTGAACCCCGGCCCGGCCGTGACCTTCGGGCGGCTGCAGGCGACCGGGAATGAGCGACTGAGCACGCGTCGCATGCTCAAGATCGCAGGCTATCCGGAGGGTGAGCTGTTCGATCCCGAAAAGCTCGACACCATGCGCAAGCGCCTGCGCCGCTCCGGCGTGTTTTCCGCGATCACGCTGGTCGAGGCGGAAACGCTGAACCCCGATAATTCGATGGATGTCGCGCTGACCGTGGTGGAACAGAAACCCCGCCGTCTGGGCGCGGCGTTCGAGATTTCCAGCGTCGATGGCGCCATGTTCTCCGCCTATTGGCTGCACCGCAACCTGCTGCGGGGTGGCGAGCGTTTCCGGGTGGAGGCGCAGATCAGCGATGTCAGCGCCGACACGGATGAGCAGGATTATTCCTTCGGCGTCAGGATAGACCGGCCCGCGACGCTGTCGGCGGATACGACCGGATATATCGACCTGAACCTGTCCGAAGATAACGAACCGGATTACTACGAACGCAAGGTGGAGTTCGGGATCGGCTTCAACCACATCGAAAGCGAGCGCCTGACCGGGGATTTTGCGCTGAAATACACCCTGTCGAAGATCAATTACGGCGATGGCTATTACGAATTTTCGACAATCTCCCTGCCGACGAAGGTCACATGGGATATGCGGGACCAACAGAACAACGCCAAGAGCGGTTTCTGGCTGTCCGGCGAGGTGACGCCGTTTGTCGGGCTGGAGGACACGGGATCAGGCGCGCAGCTTATCGGTGAGGGCCGCTACTATCGCAGCTTTCTGGAAGAGGACCGGCTGACCTTCGCGGGCCGTGCCAGGCTGGGAACGGTTGTGGGTCCCGATATTCTCGAAACCCCGCCGGATTACCTGTTCTTCTCCGGCGGCGGCGGCAGTGTGCGCGGGCAAAAATATGAATCCCTCGGCTTCGACATCCCGCTGCCCGATCAGGAGGAGGACGCCTATGTCGGCGGGCTCAGCCTGCTGAACATCAATTTCGAGGCGCGTTATCAGGTCCGGGAAAAGATCGGTGCCGTGGCGTTCGTTGATGCGGCCCAGATCTGGGATGACGGTGTCTGGCAGGGTGATCGGAAATGGCATGCGGGTGCGGGTGTCGGGGTGCGCTACGACACGCCGATCGGTCCGCTGCGCTTTGACGTGGCGACGCCGATCAACGAAGATGACGACGACGATGTAAGCTCGGTTCAGCTCTATCTCGGTCTTGGGCAGGCGTTCTGATGTTGCGGAAATTCTCGATCAGGCTGGCGTTTCTGCTGCTGCTGCCACTCGCTGCGCTGGCGCAGGATGCGTCGGAGGATGACGCGACAGTTGCCGAAATCGCGGCGGAGGAGACCGATGACAAGGGTTTCCTGACCCGCTTCTTGCAAAACCGTTTGTCGAGCGCCGGCAGGTCGGTTGTTATCGACGGGTTCGAGGGGGCTTTGTCATCGCGCGCCACCTTCGCGCGCATTGTCATTTCCGATGGCGAAGGCGCTTGGCTGACCCTGCATGACGGCGCGATACAGTGGAACCGCTCCGCCCTTTTGCGCGGTCAGGTCCAGATCGGCGAGATGAGCGCCGCGTTGATCGAGGTGCCGCGCGGACCCATCACCGAGGAGCAGGAGGAGACGCGGGCAGAGGCACGCAGCTTCTCCCTGCCCGAATTGCCGGTCGGCATCTATATCGACCAGATCGATGCCGAGCGCGTGGTGATCGGCAGCCCGATCCTGGGTGAGGACGCGGAAATCACGCTCAGCGGCTCCATGACGCTGGCGGGTGGCGAAGGCACCGCCGATGTTGAGATCAGCCGGGTTGACGGCAAGAAGGGCGAATTCACCTTCAAAGGCGGGTTCGACAATGAAAGCCGGGTGCTGAATATCGACCTGTCGCTGGATGAAGATCCGGGCGGTATATTCTCGCGCATCGCGGACATCGACGGCCAGCCAGCGGTCAACGCGGATATCAAGGGCAGCGGTCCGCTGACCGATTTTGCGGGTGATATCAGGCTGGCGACAGACGGGGTCGACCGGATCACGGGCACGTTGCGCAGCCAGTCCGCCGAGGGGCCGGACGGTGCGCCGGGCAATCGTTTCGATATCAATATCGGCGGCGACATCGCCACGCTGCTGCCGCCGGATAACCGTGAATTCTTCGGTGACCGGACCAGCCTGACGGCGACCGGCTGGCGCGGCGAAAGCGGGCGGCTTGAGGTCGAGGCGCTGGATCTCGATACCGATGCGCTCAAGATCGACGGGGCGCTGTCGCTGAACGATCAGAACGCGCCGCAGATGCTCGATCTGAATATCGATTTCGGGGAGGAGGCTGGGGCGCAGACCCTGCCGGTCAAGATACCGTTTACCGAACCGCCCGTGACGGTTTTGTCGGGCGATCTTTCGCTGGGCTATAATGCTGCCGAAGGGTCGGGCTGGAGCCTGCAGGGCTGGCTGACCCAGATCGACCGCGATCAGGCCCGGATTGCCCGGCTCGATCTGGATGGCTCGGGGCAGGTGGTGCTGGCCGATGGCGAGTCGCTGGAGAATATCGGCGGTCAGATCGGTTTCGATGCAGCGGGGATTTCGCTGGTCAGCGCCAATCTTCAGCAGGCGCTTGGCGACAGGATCGGTGGCAGCACGGGGTTTGACTTCACGCCGGGCGATGTGCTGCGGCTGAGCGAGATGGAACTCGCTGGCGATGCGTATTCGCTGGGCGGCGCGCTGACCGTTGACGGGCTGAGCAGCGGTATCACGCTTTCAACGGACGGCCTGATTGCGCGCTATGATGACCTGAGCAACCTGTCCGGGCTTGCGGGCCGAAACATGTCGGGCCGGGCGGAGGCGGATATTTCTGCCAGCTACGGCGTCCTGACCCGTGCATTCGATGTTGAGGGCAATATCGTCGGCACCGACATCACCGTCGACAACGATCAGCTCGACAATCTGCTGCGCGGCGATTCCACCATCGATGTGTCCGCCGCCCGGACGGAGCAGGGTACCGAGCTGCGTTCGTTGGAGATCAACGCCCAGCGGATCAGCCTGACGGCAAACGGTCTGGTCACGGGCGACAGCATGGACCTGACGGCAGATTTCGACATGCCGACGCTGTCTGATCTCGATCCGGCGTTGGAGGGTGCTTTGGCAGCGAATGCCCGGATTTCGGGTCCGAACGGGGCGCTGCAACTTCAGTTGGATGGGCAGGCAACCGGGCTGCAAACCGGGATCGAGGCGGTTGATAATGCCTTTGCGGGTCAGTCCGACCTGACCGCCACAATCGCGCAGCAGGAAAACGGCTTCATGCTGAACGCGCTTCGGCTGAGCAATGAGCAGCTTTCGCTGGATGGCAGCGGGCTTGTTGCCGGGCGCGACATCGATGCCCGGTTCGACCTGAACGTCAGCGATCTTGCTGCTTTGGGCGAACGCTTCGCCGGGGCGCTTGTCGCGCAGGCGCAGATTGACGCGGATGCCGACGGGCGGCGTGTGACACTGACCGGGACGGCGGATGACATCACGCTTGGTCAGAACAATCTGGACGGGGCGTTTCTGGGTCAGACCCGGTTTTCGGTCGAGGCGGAGCAGAAGGACGATCTGGTCAATATCTCCGACATCCGGCTGAACAACGACCAGATGACCGCGACGGCGAATGCCACCATGTCGGATTCCGGCGTCAATGCGCGCGCACGTCTGGATATGGAGTCGATTGCGGCTCTTGGTGACGGGTGGCTTGGGGCGCTCGGCGCGGATGCGGTCTTTACCCAGGGGCCGGAGGGGACGCGGAATTTCCGGGTCGATGCGGTCGGGCAGGATCTCGCATTGGGTCAGCAGAGCGTTGACAGCGCGCTTGGCGGGCAAACCGATGTGACGCTGGTCGGGCAGCAGCGACCCGGCGGCGCGCTGGAGGTCACCTCGCTGGAGGTGGATAATGAGCATCTGAACATGAACGCCTCCGGCCAGCTTGATGAGGGCGCGATAGATGCGCAGGCGCGCTTCGCGATTGGCGATCTGCGCGCGCTCGGTCAGGGATGGTCCGGGACGCTGAACGCCGATGCGACGGTAACCACGGATGATGACGGCACACGGCAGATCCGCGTCGACGGCTCGGGGCAGGATATTCGGCTGGGGCAGGCGCAGCCGGATGCGCCGGCGACGGGTCTGACCAATATCGCCATCGCGGCGGCGCAAACCGGGACCGGCGCAATCCGGATAGATCGCGCCGATATTTCCAACGATCAGATGAATATCGCCGCGCAGGGTGTCGTCGGCCAGTCGCAGACTGATGCACTGGCGGCGATTGACGTGCGCGACCTCGCCTCCCTCGGTCTCGGGCTTCAGGGCGGGCTGGATGTGGATGCGCGCTTCACCGATATTGAGGACGGAAAGCGCCGCCTGACGGTGACCGGCACCGGCGACGATCTGGCGCTTGGTCAGGCGCAGGCCGATGCCGCGCTGAGCGGAACGACGACGATAGATGTCTCCGCCGTTGAGCAGGGCGGCAATTTCACCATAGAGCGGGCAGAGCTGGCCAATAACCAGACCGAAGTCAGCGCCCAAGGGGTGATCGGTCCCGATGGCACCGATGCCAGCGCCGATCTGAGCATGAGCGATCTGTCCGCGCTCGGCCTCGGCTGGTCCGGCGCGGTCGAGGCTGATGCGACATTGACCGATGCCGAAAATGGCGGGCGCGGCTTTACGCTGACCGGCACCGGCACGGATCTGTCGCTGGGTGTCGGCGGTGCCCTGACGGGGGAGACGCGGTTCACGGCGACCGGCACCCAGAATGGCGGGCTGATCGAGCTGGAAAGCGCGCAGATCGAAAACCCCGATCTGTCGGCGGATGCCTCTGGCAGGTTCGGGCAGGACCAGACCGATCTGACGGCGCAGCTTCGCGCGGATGATCTGTCCTTCCTTGGACGTGGTCTTGGCGGTGCCGTGAATGCCGATGCAACCGTCCGCGATACGGCACGGGGGCGGGCAATCACGCTTGACGGGACGGCGCGCAATCTGAGGGTGGGCAACGCACAAGGCAATGCCGCCCTTGCCGGGGAAACCCGGCTTGCCGTCGAGGCAGTGCAAAGCGGCAGCCGCATCACCTTCGAGCGGCTTCAGGTCGAGAACCCGCAGATCGCCGCCGAGGGCGAGGGGATTATCGGCGGCGGTGTCAGCCGTTTTGACCTGCAGGCGCGGAGCGGCAATCTCGGCTTCCTTGGCCCGCAATTCGGCGGGTCGGTTCAGGCGTCAGGCCAGCTTCGGGATCAGGGCGGGCGGCGTGAATTCGACATCAGCGGCTCCGGCACCAATATCGCAACCGGCGTCGCGCAGCTTGATGCGGCGCTGGCCGGGCAAACGCGGTTCGCCGCCAGTGGCGCGCAGGACGGGTCGCTGATCCGGCTGGACAGCGTCAGCGCCCGCAACGGGCAGATTTCAGCGACGGCCAGCGGTGTTTACGGTCCGGGTGAAACCGATATTGATGCGCAGCTCAGCGCGCCCGATCTGGGCTTCGTCATGCCGCAACTCAGCGGTAATGTTGCGGCGAATGCCCGCATTACCGACCAGCCGGGGGGTCGTCGGATCACGGCGGCGGCAACGGCGAATGGTCTGGGCATCGGCAATCCGCAGGCAGATGCGCTTTTGCAAGGTCCGACCCGCGCAGAACTGGCCCTTCAGCAAAGCAATGGCACCATCCTTGTCGAGCGGCTGAACGTCCAGAACGGTCAGATTCAGGTGATCGCGGATGGCAACCCGGCGGAGGCGCTTAATCTGGATGCGCGGCTGGCCGACCTCGCCCCGCTTCTGCCGGGGATCACCGGGTCGGCGCAGGCAACCGGCACGATCAGCCAGCAACCGGGTGGTACGGCAATGGACCTCGCCCTGACCGGGCCGGGGGGCACACGGGCGCAGGTATCGGGTGTTTACGCCGGGGCGGAGACTGATCTGCGGGTGTCCGGCGTCAGCAATGCGGCGGCGGCGAACGGGTTCCTGCGGACGCGCAGTGTCGAGGGCCCGGTCAGCTTCGATCTGCGCATGCAGGGGGAGCCGGGGCTGGACGCGATCACCGGCAATCTGAGCATGGAGAATGGCCGCCTGGCGGAGCCGCGCATCGGGTTGACCGTGGACGATCTGCGGCTGAACGCGGCACTGGCGCGCGGGCTGATCGATCTCAACGTCAACGGTAATCTGAACGCGGGCGGTGCGCTTGGTGTGGATGGCTCGGTCGATTTGCGCTCCGGCGCGCCGGTGCTGGATCTGAATGCGCAGTTGATGGATGCCGTTATCCGCGATCCCAACCTGTATGAGCTGACGGCGAATGGCGCTGTCTCCATCAGCGGGGTGGCGGCGGATGGGCCGCTGGTCAGCGGGCGGATCAATATCGTCCAGGCGGAGTTCCGGATTCCCTCGACCGGGCTCGGGGGCACGCAGGCGATCCCGGACAACATTGTTCATATCGGCGATAGCTGGCAGGCGGCGGCCACGCGCGCGAAGGCGGGGCTGGAACCTTATGGCAGCCTTGCCGCGCAGGATGCTGAACTGGCCGGACCGGCAGCGACCCCGCCCGCGAACCCGGCGCGATTCGATCTGACGATCTCGGCGCCAAATCAGGTATTTGTGCGCGGGCGCGGCGTCGATGCGGAAATGGGTGGCGAGTTGCGGGTGACAGGTAACGCCCGCACCCCGGTGCCGGTCGGGCATCTTTCGTTGATCCGGGGCCGGGTCGATCTGCTTGGGAAGCGGTTCGAGCTCAGCGAAGGGCTGATCGAGTTGCAGGGCAGTCTTGTCCCCGTTCTGCGTCTTGTCGCGACGCATCGGGAAGACGACATCACCACCCGCATCGTCATTGACGGCGAATTGCGGGAGCCGGATATTACCTTCGAATCCGACCCCGAATTGCCGGAAGAAGAGGTGCTGTCCTATCTGCTGTTCGGGCAGGGTCTCGACCAGATCACCCCGCTTCAGGCCGCCCAGCTTGCCAATGCAATGGCGGTACTGGCCGGGCGCGGCGGCATTGGCGTGGTCGGAAATATTCGCGACGCTGCGGGTCTGGACGATCTTGACCTGACGGTCGATGACGACGGCAGTGTCGCGGTGCGGGCGGGGAAATACCTGACCCGGAACGTCTATACCGACGTTGAACTGGATGACGACGGCAAGACGCAGATCAACCTTAACCTAGACGTCACAGACTCCGTCACCACGCGCGGATCGGTCGCCAGCGACGGCGAAAGCACGCTTGGTATTTATTTCGAGCGCGATTACTGATCCCACGGCTTCTTGAAAAGGATAGCTTTACCGATAGGATTCATCGCTCTAGGGTCGGGCAGGGATTGATAATGATTAATCGCCGCTAACGAGGGAATGTACCATGAGCAAGCGCGACGAACTTATCGCAAAATACGCCGAGGATATGAAAGAAAAGCTCGGCATCCAGCCCGATATGGATCTTCTGACCAAGGTGACGATTGGCTGCGGGCCGTCGATCTACAACGCTGACGCGGAGACCGTGGCGGCCAGCGACAATGCAGAGCTGGAGCGGGTGAAGAATAACTTTCTTATCAACAAACTTGGCTGCGCCGACGGGCCGGAGCTGATGGAGGCGATCAAGAAGGTTATGGATGATTACGGCAGCGGCAATCGCAACAAATATCG
The genomic region above belongs to Paracoccus sp. SCSIO 75233 and contains:
- a CDS encoding autotransporter assembly complex family protein, with amino-acid sequence MHRSLTIALSALASVAMVGADAFAQSASSSNPFSRFSGLFSREEQPVTNDQGEVLGPPVDLQFVIVNGDEDLRRPLRGASLVAGALDEQRATGQDILAAARGDYARVLGVLYDEGYFSAIINITLDGVEAANIAPLDAPDYVGQVVVSVDPGPRFEFGRADLGPLAPGTQPIDGYAVGKPAGTGIIKRATSRAISDWRDASHAKARVAADEIIADHNVSQLESRVDLNPGPAVTFGRLQATGNERLSTRRMLKIAGYPEGELFDPEKLDTMRKRLRRSGVFSAITLVEAETLNPDNSMDVALTVVEQKPRRLGAAFEISSVDGAMFSAYWLHRNLLRGGERFRVEAQISDVSADTDEQDYSFGVRIDRPATLSADTTGYIDLNLSEDNEPDYYERKVEFGIGFNHIESERLTGDFALKYTLSKINYGDGYYEFSTISLPTKVTWDMRDQQNNAKSGFWLSGEVTPFVGLEDTGSGAQLIGEGRYYRSFLEEDRLTFAGRARLGTVVGPDILETPPDYLFFSGGGGSVRGQKYESLGFDIPLPDQEEDAYVGGLSLLNINFEARYQVREKIGAVAFVDAAQIWDDGVWQGDRKWHAGAGVGVRYDTPIGPLRFDVATPINEDDDDDVSSVQLYLGLGQAF